CGGCAGCGGCGCCGAGCAGCGCGTACACGTCGGTGGCGCGCAGCCGGCTCGGTGAGCGCCGCTCCTCCCCCACCGACGGGGCGCGCGGGGGCGGACCGGGGGTGCCCGGCGCGGCCGGTCTCTCCGGCGCGATGGTCATCTGCGGTGTCCCCTCATCGACTTGTTGGCTTCTTTCACTCGCCCCGGCCTCATTCGCGTGGGCCTGATTCGCTCCGGCACCGCTCGCCCCGGCCTCATTCGCTCGCCGCTCCGGAGCGGCTGCGGGCGACGATCGAGGAGGCGGCGAAGTTGACGACGAGAGTCATCAGGAAGAGCGCGAAGCCCGCGGCCATCAGCGCCGACATGCCGAACTCGCTTGCCTCGCCGTAGCGCAGAGCGATCAGCGCGGCGACCGAACTGGAGCCGCTCTGGAGCACATGCCACTGGATCTCGAAGACCGGCGAGATGATCAGGTACACCCCGATGGTCTCGCCCAGCGCGCGGCCGAGCCCGAGCATCGTGCCGCCGATCATGCCGCCCTTGCCGAACGGCAGGACGACGCTGGAGATCATTCCCCAGCGGGTGGCCCCCAGCGCGAACGCGCCCTCGCGCTCGCCGACGGGCGCCTGCGAGAACACCTCGCGCATCACGGAGCACGCGATCGGAGCCACCATCAGGGCGACGACGACGCCCGCGATGAGGGTCGAGGAGGTGTAGACGGTCTCCGGCGCGAGCGGGTCGGCCGGATCGGCCCCGGGCACGCTGAAGACCGGTATCCAGCCCAGGTAGGTGGCGATCCAGCGGGCGGTGGGCAGGATCTGGCCCTCGAAGAAGAACAGCCCCCACAGGCCGTAGACGACGGACGGCACGGCCGCCATCAGGTCGACCACACCGATCAGCGTCTGCCGCAGCCGGGGCGGCGCGTACTCCGAGATGTAGAGCGCCCCGCCGACCGCCAGCGGTACCGCGACGACGATCGCGACCAGTGCGATCAGCACGGTCCCGACCAGCACCGCCGCGATCCCGAAGCGGCCGGCGTCCGGTTCCCAGGTCTCGGTCGTCAGGAACGACCAACCGGCCTTGGAGAGCGCCTGCCAGGCGCGGTAGAGCAGGAATCCGCCCACCATGAGCATGACGGCGAGAACGAATCCGCCCCCGCCACGGGCGACGCCCCGGAAGACGCGGTCGGGCAGGCCCGGGTCCGCGTAGAGCCTCCGGGGCACATCGGCTTCCGCCCCACTCGCTTTTCTCGTCACGCGGCCGACGCTCTCGATACGCGATTGACGAGCGCGCACCGAGATGTGAACGAGGTGTGCCCTAAGGGCAACTTCCGGTAACCTCCATCTCTCTCAGCAACGCGTGGAATCTCTGCCAAGCCGCACGGCAGGTCGAGTGCCGTTCGTAGGGGCGCGCCGAGACGGCGACCACGCCGCCGCCGGCGTCACGTAATAACCACATCCAGCCGTTGCCCCCCGCCGTGTGCTGAACGGCGCCCGCGAGTTCCGCGCGACTGCGGCACAGCGTCTCGAAGGCGCTGCGGCACTGGCCGTACTCGCCGAACGGCTCCGCGGAGACCGCGACCACCCGGCCGTTCTGCGCGACCACCCGCCAGCTGTACGCCCCGTCCGCATCGACGTCTATCCGGCAACGGGCCCCTCCCGCGTCCGGTCTGTCGCCACCGTCCATGCCACCGGTGTCCGTCATGTCAGTCCCCACCCCCGCCGCCCCATCGGAGAGCGGGGCGGCAGGCGCAATTTATTGAGACGGACGTGACAGCGGACGCCATAAACCCGACAACGCTGTCGAGTTTCATGACGAAGTTGCCCTTAGGCCGCTCGCAGTACACCGGAAGCAAGCCCTTTCTCCCGTCCGGGGCAAGCGAGTTGGGCTCCCGGGTCGGTCCGCGGCGGGCCATGTGGATGCCTGAGGCAACACCCCGCCAACTTCTACAGTGTTGTAGATTTTGAAGGGTCCACATGTGTGAGCACACCATCGAGCACCAGGAGAAGATCGTGGGAGTTTCCCTCTCCAAAGGCGGCAACGTTTCGCTCAGCAAGGAGGCCCCGGGCCTGACGGCGGTGCTCATCGGCCTGGGCTGGGACGCACGCAGCACGACCGGCGCCGACTTCGACCTCGACGCGAGCGCGCTGCTGGTCAAGGCGGACGGCAAGGTCCCCTCGGACCAGCACTTCATCTTCTACAACAACCTGAAGAGCCCCGACGGTTCGGTCGAGCACACCGGTGACAACCTCACCGGTGAGGGCGAGGGCGACGACGAGTCGGTGAAGGTCAACCTGGCGGGTGTCCCGGCCGAGGTCGACAAGATCGTCTTCCCGGTCTCCATCCATGAGGCGGAGTCGCGCGGCCAGAGCTTCGGCCAGGTCCGCAACGCGTTCATCCGCGTGGTGAACCAGGACGGCGGCGCCGAACTCGCGCGCTACGACCTCACGGAGGACGCCTCGACGGAGACCGCGATGGTCTTCGGCGAGCTGTACCGCAACGGCGCGGAGTGGAAGTTCCGCGCGGTGGGCCAGGGTTACGCCTCCGGTCTCTCCGGCATCGCCTCCGACTTCGGCGTCGGCGTCTGAACCGGGCACGGCCCGCGGCGGCGCTGTCGCGGGCCGTGTCCTCCCCCGCGCGACCGCTCACGGATACCCTGGTCGCCGGACTGGGGAGGCGCTGGGATGAGTTTCCGGCTGGCGGCGTACGCCGTGTGTGTCGAGGACGGGCGGGTGCTGCTCGGCCGCTACGTACCGCCGAAGGGCAAGAGCAACTGGACCCTGCCGGGCGGGCGGGTCGAGCACGGGGAGGACCCGTTCGACGCGGTGATCCGGGAGGTCGCCGAGGAGACCGGCCACGAGGCGGTGGTCGAGCGCCTGCTCGGCGTGGACTCCAGGGTGATCCCCGCGGCCGTGGCGCGAGCGGGAGTCGAGCACCAGAATGTCGGCGTCTTCTACCAGGTCCGTATCACCGGCGGGCAGTTGCGGCCCGAGCCGAACGGTGAGATCGCCGAGTCCGTCTGGACCCCGTTCGCCGACGTCGCCCGGCTGCGCCGGTCGTCGCTGGTCGACGTCGGCCTCGACCTGGCGCGGACCGCTCCGCCGACCGGCCATGTCGGCCCCGTAGCGGTCGGTGGTCTGATCCAGCACTGAGGCCGCGTCAGCGGCATCAGCAGCGCCGGCGGGGGCCGTCAGGGGCCGCCGCCGGCGCGCGTCCGGCTCAGCGCACCAGGCAGGGCCGCTTCGCGTCGAACTCCCAGCCGGGGACGAGATACCGCATTCCTATGGCGTCGTCGCGCGCGCCCAGCGCCTTCTCCCGGTAGAGCTCGTGGGCCGCGAGGAGGCGGTCCATGTCGATCCGAACGCCGAGGCCCGGCGCGTCGGGGACGGCGATCTCGCCGCCGACGATGCGCGGCGGCGCCGTGGTGAGCCGCTCCAGGCCCTCCTGCCAGATCCAGTGCGTGTCAAGGGCGTTGTACGCGCCGGGCGCGGCGGCCCCGCAGTGGGTCACCATGGCGAGGGAGATGTCGAAGTGGTTGTTGGAGTGACAGCCCCAGGTCAGACCGCTCGCCTCACAGAGCTGCGCGACGCGGACCGACCCCTGCATGGTCCAGAAGTGCGGATCGGCGAGGGGTATGGACACCGATTGCAGCGCCAGGGCCTGGGTGAGCTGGCGCCAGTCGGTCGCGACCATGTTCGTCGCCGTCGGCAGACCGGTGGCGCGGCGGAACTCCGCCAGGATCTCCCGCCCGGAGTAGCCGTCCTCGGCGCCGCAGGGATCCTCCGCGTAGGCGAGCGTGCCGACCAGCGGCGAGCACAGCGCGACCGCCTCGCGCAGCGACCACGCGCCGTTCGGATCGAGGGTGATCCGGGCCTCCGGGAAGCGTTCCTTGAGGGCGCGTACCGCCCTGACCTCCTCCGCGCCCGGCAGCACACCGCCCTTGAGCTTGAAGTCCCGGAAGCCGTACAGGTCGTGGGTGGCCTCGGCCTGGCGGACGATCGCCTCCGGGGTCAGGGCCTCCTCGTGCCGGATGCGGTACCAGTCCTCGGCCGCGCCGGGCTCACGCACGTACTCCAGATCGGTCAGGCCGGGGTCCCCGACGTAGAAGAGGTAGCCCAGCACCCGCACGGAGTCGCGCTGCTGTCCGTCGCCGAGCAGTGCGGCGACGGGCACGTCCAGGTGCTGCCCCAGGAGATCGAGGAGCGCCGACTCGACGGCCGTGACGGCGTGCACCGTCGTACGCAGGTCGAAGGTCTGACCGCCCCTGCCTCCCGAGTCCCGGCCCGCGAACCGGTCCCCGATCTCCCGCAGGACCCGCTTGAAGTCGCCGACCTTCGCGCCGACCACGAGGGATTCGGCGTCCCGCAGGGTCCGCGTGATCTTCTCCCCGCCCGGCACCTCGCCGAGCCCCGTCCGTCCCTCGGAGTCCTCGATGATCACGACGTTACGGGTGAAGTAGGGCCCGTGCGCGCCGGAGAGGTTCAGCTCCATGCTGTCCCGGCCGGCCACCGGATAGACGGAGAACGCGGTGACGGTCGGCCGGTTCCGCGGGCTCGTGCTCCTGCTCGTGCTCGTGCTCATGGTCAAGAAATCCTTACGGACGGGGGGCGTTCGGGCACGTCCTCTTCGGGGGGCGTTCAGTCTCGTCGTCGTACGGCGCCCACCAGGCTCAGGCCGTCGTCGAGGATCTTCTCCAGGTCGGCGAGGTCCGCCGGGCCGGGGTCCATGAGCGGGGCGCGTACGGGACCGACGGGCAGGCCGCGCAGCCGGGCGGCGGCCTTGACCAGGGCGACGGCGTAGCCCGGCACCCGGTCGCGCAGTTCGACGAACGGTACGTAGAAGCCGCGCAGGAGCGTGTTCATGGTCGCCTCGTCGCCGTCGCGCAGCGCCGCGAAGAAGGCGTCGGCGATCTCGGGCGCGAAGGCGTGGACGGCGGAGGAGTAGGCGGGGACGCCGACCGTGGCGTACGCGCGCGCCTGGAGCTCGGCGGTGGCCGCGCCGTTGAAGAAGAGGAAGCCGTCGGGCGCCGCGAGGGTCAGTCGCTGGAGCCGGTCGAGATCGCTGTGGCCGTCCTTGAGGCCGATGACCGTGGGGATGTCCGCGATCCGGCGCAGGCCCTCGGGGGTGAAGGTGACCGGGCCGCGCTGGTAGGCGATGAGCGGCAG
The nucleotide sequence above comes from Streptomyces sp. NBC_01716. Encoded proteins:
- the pstC gene encoding phosphate ABC transporter permease subunit PstC, whose amino-acid sequence is MTRKASGAEADVPRRLYADPGLPDRVFRGVARGGGGFVLAVMLMVGGFLLYRAWQALSKAGWSFLTTETWEPDAGRFGIAAVLVGTVLIALVAIVVAVPLAVGGALYISEYAPPRLRQTLIGVVDLMAAVPSVVYGLWGLFFFEGQILPTARWIATYLGWIPVFSVPGADPADPLAPETVYTSSTLIAGVVVALMVAPIACSVMREVFSQAPVGEREGAFALGATRWGMISSVVLPFGKGGMIGGTMLGLGRALGETIGVYLIISPVFEIQWHVLQSGSSSVAALIALRYGEASEFGMSALMAAGFALFLMTLVVNFAASSIVARSRSGAASE
- a CDS encoding TerD family protein gives rise to the protein MGVSLSKGGNVSLSKEAPGLTAVLIGLGWDARSTTGADFDLDASALLVKADGKVPSDQHFIFYNNLKSPDGSVEHTGDNLTGEGEGDDESVKVNLAGVPAEVDKIVFPVSIHEAESRGQSFGQVRNAFIRVVNQDGGAELARYDLTEDASTETAMVFGELYRNGAEWKFRAVGQGYASGLSGIASDFGVGV
- a CDS encoding NUDIX hydrolase, translated to MSFRLAAYAVCVEDGRVLLGRYVPPKGKSNWTLPGGRVEHGEDPFDAVIREVAEETGHEAVVERLLGVDSRVIPAAVARAGVEHQNVGVFYQVRITGGQLRPEPNGEIAESVWTPFADVARLRRSSLVDVGLDLARTAPPTGHVGPVAVGGLIQH
- a CDS encoding enolase C-terminal domain-like protein yields the protein MSTSTSRSTSPRNRPTVTAFSVYPVAGRDSMELNLSGAHGPYFTRNVVIIEDSEGRTGLGEVPGGEKITRTLRDAESLVVGAKVGDFKRVLREIGDRFAGRDSGGRGGQTFDLRTTVHAVTAVESALLDLLGQHLDVPVAALLGDGQQRDSVRVLGYLFYVGDPGLTDLEYVREPGAAEDWYRIRHEEALTPEAIVRQAEATHDLYGFRDFKLKGGVLPGAEEVRAVRALKERFPEARITLDPNGAWSLREAVALCSPLVGTLAYAEDPCGAEDGYSGREILAEFRRATGLPTATNMVATDWRQLTQALALQSVSIPLADPHFWTMQGSVRVAQLCEASGLTWGCHSNNHFDISLAMVTHCGAAAPGAYNALDTHWIWQEGLERLTTAPPRIVGGEIAVPDAPGLGVRIDMDRLLAAHELYREKALGARDDAIGMRYLVPGWEFDAKRPCLVR
- a CDS encoding 5-dehydro-4-deoxyglucarate dehydratase, giving the protein MAGLSVETEDATRRLRDAMAGGVLSFPLTSFQEDGALDLPAYRAYLAAQLATGPGGVFAACGTGEFSGLDEDEYRAVVTATVEVADGRLPVVVGVGYGWAQAVRFARIAEEAGADALLVMPHYLVEATQDGLVEQLRRIAAGTRLPLIAYQRGPVTFTPEGLRRIADIPTVIGLKDGHSDLDRLQRLTLAAPDGFLFFNGAATAELQARAYATVGVPAYSSAVHAFAPEIADAFFAALRDGDEATMNTLLRGFYVPFVELRDRVPGYAVALVKAAARLRGLPVGPVRAPLMDPGPADLADLEKILDDGLSLVGAVRRRD